Proteins found in one Anoplolepis gracilipes chromosome 7, ASM4749672v1, whole genome shotgun sequence genomic segment:
- the Tpnt gene encoding troponin T, skeletal muscle isoform X2, with amino-acid sequence MSDDEDQYSSEEEVEEVQPEKKTEGRASQKESGESIEFMKRQEQKRSDLDEQLKEYIAEWRKQRAKEEEELKRLKEKQAKRKVTRADEEKRLAQKKKEEEERRQREIEEKKQRDIEEKRRRLEESEKKRQAMMQAMKDQSKAKGPNFTITKKDLAGNLTSAQVERNKTKEQLEEEKKISLSIRIKPLEIEGLSIDKLRTKATELWESIVKLETEKYDLEERQKRQDYDLKELKERQKQQLRHKALKKGLDPEALTGKYPPKIQVASKYERRVDTRSYDDKKKLFEGGLNEQQKEFVEKQWAEQKEQFLGRQKTKLPKWFGERPGKKPGDPESPEGEEDVKVAVDDDLEEPQFEEEEEEEAGEKEEAEEEEEEEEEEEEEEEEEEEEEEEEEEEEE; translated from the exons GGAATCTGGCGAGAGTATCGAGTTTATGAAG AGGCAAGAACAGAAAAGAAGCGACCTTGACGAACAGCTCAAAGAATATATAGCAGAATGGCGAAAACAGAGAGCCAAGGAAGAGGAGGAGTTGAAAAGATTAAAG GAAAAACAAGCCAAGCGCAAGGTCACTCGCGCGGACGAGGAGAAGAGATTGGCGcagaaaaagaaggaagaggaggaaCGTCGCCAACGTGAAATCg AGGAGAAGAAACAACGCGACATTGAGGAGAAGAGAAG gcGCCTGGAGGAATCGGAAAAGAAGCGACAGGCTATGATGCAAGCGATGAAAGACCAAAGCAAAGCTAAGGGTCCAAACTTTACCATCACCAAGAAGGATTTGGCG GGTAATCTTACATCGGCGCAAGTTGAGCGTAACAAGACGAAGGAGCAGCTCGAGGAGGAGAAGAAAATCTCCCTCAGCATCCGTATCAAACCGTTGGAGATCGAAGGTCTGTCCATTGACAAGCTCCGTACTAAGGCTACCGAATTGTGGGAGAGCATAGTCAAACTTGAAACCGAAAAGTACGATCTGGAGGAGCGGCAAAAGCGTCAGGATTACGAT CTTAAAGAGCTGAAGGAACGTCAGAAGCAACAACTGAGGCACAAAGCCTTGAAGAAGGGTCTCGATCCCGAGGCTTTAACTGGCAAATATCCT CCGAAGATCCAAGTTGCCTCAAAATACGAACGTCGTGTCGATACCAGGTCCTACGACGATAAGAAGAAACTCTTCGAAGgt GGTCTCAACGAGCAGCAAAAGGAGTTCGTAGAGAAACAATGGGCCGAACAGAAGGAACAGTTCTTAGGTCGCCAGAAGA CGAAGTTACCTAAATGGTTCGGCGAGCGACCGGGCAAAAAGCCTGGTGATCCCGAGTCACCCGAAGGCGAGGAGGACGTGAAGGTTGCCGTGGACGACGACCTTGAGGAGCCGCAGtttgaagaagaagaggaagaagaggcgGGCGAGAAGGAAGAAGccgaagaggaagaggaagaggaagaggaggaggaggaagaggaagaagaagaggaagaagaggaagaagaggaagaggaagaagaggaataA
- the Tpnt gene encoding troponin T, skeletal muscle isoform X3 — protein MSDDEDQYSSEEEVEEVQPEKKTEESGESIEFMKRQEQKRSDLDEQLKEYIAEWRKQRAKEEEELKRLKEKQAKRKVTRADEEKRLAQKKKEEEERRQREIEEKKQRDIEEKRRRLEESEKKRQAMMQAMKDQSKAKGPNFTITKKDLAGNLTSAQVERNKTKEQLEEEKKISLSIRIKPLEIEGLSIDKLRTKATELWESIVKLETEKYDLEERQKRQDYDLKELKERQKQQLRHKALKKGLDPEALTGKYPPKIQVASKYERRVDTRSYDDKKKLFEGGYDTLLAETSEKVWKQRSEQFMKRTKTKLPKWFGERPGKKPGDPESPEGEEDVKVAVDDDLEEPQFEEEEEEEAGEKEEAEEEEEEEEEEEEEEEEEEEEEEEEEEEEE, from the exons GGAATCTGGCGAGAGTATCGAGTTTATGAAG AGGCAAGAACAGAAAAGAAGCGACCTTGACGAACAGCTCAAAGAATATATAGCAGAATGGCGAAAACAGAGAGCCAAGGAAGAGGAGGAGTTGAAAAGATTAAAG GAAAAACAAGCCAAGCGCAAGGTCACTCGCGCGGACGAGGAGAAGAGATTGGCGcagaaaaagaaggaagaggaggaaCGTCGCCAACGTGAAATCg AGGAGAAGAAACAACGCGACATTGAGGAGAAGAGAAG gcGCCTGGAGGAATCGGAAAAGAAGCGACAGGCTATGATGCAAGCGATGAAAGACCAAAGCAAAGCTAAGGGTCCAAACTTTACCATCACCAAGAAGGATTTGGCG GGTAATCTTACATCGGCGCAAGTTGAGCGTAACAAGACGAAGGAGCAGCTCGAGGAGGAGAAGAAAATCTCCCTCAGCATCCGTATCAAACCGTTGGAGATCGAAGGTCTGTCCATTGACAAGCTCCGTACTAAGGCTACCGAATTGTGGGAGAGCATAGTCAAACTTGAAACCGAAAAGTACGATCTGGAGGAGCGGCAAAAGCGTCAGGATTACGAT CTTAAAGAGCTGAAGGAACGTCAGAAGCAACAACTGAGGCACAAAGCCTTGAAGAAGGGTCTCGATCCCGAGGCTTTAACTGGCAAATATCCT CCGAAGATCCAAGTTGCCTCAAAATACGAACGTCGTGTCGATACCAGGTCCTACGACGATAAGAAGAAACTCTTCGAAGgt GGCTATGACACGCTCTTAGCGGAGACCAGCGAGAAAGTATGGAAACAGAGATCGGAACAATTTATGAAGCGAACCAAAA CGAAGTTACCTAAATGGTTCGGCGAGCGACCGGGCAAAAAGCCTGGTGATCCCGAGTCACCCGAAGGCGAGGAGGACGTGAAGGTTGCCGTGGACGACGACCTTGAGGAGCCGCAGtttgaagaagaagaggaagaagaggcgGGCGAGAAGGAAGAAGccgaagaggaagaggaagaggaagaggaggaggaggaagaggaagaagaagaggaagaagaggaagaagaggaagaggaagaagaggaataA
- the Tpnt gene encoding troponin T, skeletal muscle isoform X5 has protein sequence MSDDEDQYSSEEEVEEVGRASQKESGESIEFMKRQEQKRSDLDEQLKEYIAEWRKQRAKEEEELKRLKEKQAKRKVTRADEEKRLAQKKKEEEERRQREIEEKKQRDIEEKRRRLEESEKKRQAMMQAMKDQSKAKGPNFTITKKDLAGNLTSAQVERNKTKEQLEEEKKISLSIRIKPLEIEGLSIDKLRTKATELWESIVKLETEKYDLEERQKRQDYDLKELKERQKQQLRHKALKKGLDPEALTGKYPPKIQVASKYERRVDTRSYDDKKKLFEGGLNEQQKEFVEKQWAEQKEQFLGRQKTKLPKWFGERPGKKPGDPESPEGEEDVKVAVDDDLEEPQFEEEEEEEAGEKEEAEEEEEEEEEEEEEEEEEEEEEEEEEEEEE, from the exons GGAATCTGGCGAGAGTATCGAGTTTATGAAG AGGCAAGAACAGAAAAGAAGCGACCTTGACGAACAGCTCAAAGAATATATAGCAGAATGGCGAAAACAGAGAGCCAAGGAAGAGGAGGAGTTGAAAAGATTAAAG GAAAAACAAGCCAAGCGCAAGGTCACTCGCGCGGACGAGGAGAAGAGATTGGCGcagaaaaagaaggaagaggaggaaCGTCGCCAACGTGAAATCg AGGAGAAGAAACAACGCGACATTGAGGAGAAGAGAAG gcGCCTGGAGGAATCGGAAAAGAAGCGACAGGCTATGATGCAAGCGATGAAAGACCAAAGCAAAGCTAAGGGTCCAAACTTTACCATCACCAAGAAGGATTTGGCG GGTAATCTTACATCGGCGCAAGTTGAGCGTAACAAGACGAAGGAGCAGCTCGAGGAGGAGAAGAAAATCTCCCTCAGCATCCGTATCAAACCGTTGGAGATCGAAGGTCTGTCCATTGACAAGCTCCGTACTAAGGCTACCGAATTGTGGGAGAGCATAGTCAAACTTGAAACCGAAAAGTACGATCTGGAGGAGCGGCAAAAGCGTCAGGATTACGAT CTTAAAGAGCTGAAGGAACGTCAGAAGCAACAACTGAGGCACAAAGCCTTGAAGAAGGGTCTCGATCCCGAGGCTTTAACTGGCAAATATCCT CCGAAGATCCAAGTTGCCTCAAAATACGAACGTCGTGTCGATACCAGGTCCTACGACGATAAGAAGAAACTCTTCGAAGgt GGTCTCAACGAGCAGCAAAAGGAGTTCGTAGAGAAACAATGGGCCGAACAGAAGGAACAGTTCTTAGGTCGCCAGAAGA CGAAGTTACCTAAATGGTTCGGCGAGCGACCGGGCAAAAAGCCTGGTGATCCCGAGTCACCCGAAGGCGAGGAGGACGTGAAGGTTGCCGTGGACGACGACCTTGAGGAGCCGCAGtttgaagaagaagaggaagaagaggcgGGCGAGAAGGAAGAAGccgaagaggaagaggaagaggaagaggaggaggaggaagaggaagaagaagaggaagaagaggaagaagaggaagaggaagaagaggaataA
- the Tpnt gene encoding troponin T, skeletal muscle isoform X1 produces the protein MSDDEDQYSSEEEVEEVQPEKKTEGRASQKESGESIEFMKRQEQKRSDLDEQLKEYIAEWRKQRAKEEEELKRLKEKQAKRKVTRADEEKRLAQKKKEEEERRQREIEEKKQRDIEEKRRRLEESEKKRQAMMQAMKDQSKAKGPNFTITKKDLAGNLTSAQVERNKTKEQLEEEKKISLSIRIKPLEIEGLSIDKLRTKATELWESIVKLETEKYDLEERQKRQDYDLKELKERQKQQLRHKALKKGLDPEALTGKYPPKIQVASKYERRVDTRSYDDKKKLFEGGYDTLLAETSEKVWKQRSEQFMKRTKTKLPKWFGERPGKKPGDPESPEGEEDVKVAVDDDLEEPQFEEEEEEEAGEKEEAEEEEEEEEEEEEEEEEEEEEEEEEEEEEE, from the exons GGAATCTGGCGAGAGTATCGAGTTTATGAAG AGGCAAGAACAGAAAAGAAGCGACCTTGACGAACAGCTCAAAGAATATATAGCAGAATGGCGAAAACAGAGAGCCAAGGAAGAGGAGGAGTTGAAAAGATTAAAG GAAAAACAAGCCAAGCGCAAGGTCACTCGCGCGGACGAGGAGAAGAGATTGGCGcagaaaaagaaggaagaggaggaaCGTCGCCAACGTGAAATCg AGGAGAAGAAACAACGCGACATTGAGGAGAAGAGAAG gcGCCTGGAGGAATCGGAAAAGAAGCGACAGGCTATGATGCAAGCGATGAAAGACCAAAGCAAAGCTAAGGGTCCAAACTTTACCATCACCAAGAAGGATTTGGCG GGTAATCTTACATCGGCGCAAGTTGAGCGTAACAAGACGAAGGAGCAGCTCGAGGAGGAGAAGAAAATCTCCCTCAGCATCCGTATCAAACCGTTGGAGATCGAAGGTCTGTCCATTGACAAGCTCCGTACTAAGGCTACCGAATTGTGGGAGAGCATAGTCAAACTTGAAACCGAAAAGTACGATCTGGAGGAGCGGCAAAAGCGTCAGGATTACGAT CTTAAAGAGCTGAAGGAACGTCAGAAGCAACAACTGAGGCACAAAGCCTTGAAGAAGGGTCTCGATCCCGAGGCTTTAACTGGCAAATATCCT CCGAAGATCCAAGTTGCCTCAAAATACGAACGTCGTGTCGATACCAGGTCCTACGACGATAAGAAGAAACTCTTCGAAGgt GGCTATGACACGCTCTTAGCGGAGACCAGCGAGAAAGTATGGAAACAGAGATCGGAACAATTTATGAAGCGAACCAAAA CGAAGTTACCTAAATGGTTCGGCGAGCGACCGGGCAAAAAGCCTGGTGATCCCGAGTCACCCGAAGGCGAGGAGGACGTGAAGGTTGCCGTGGACGACGACCTTGAGGAGCCGCAGtttgaagaagaagaggaagaagaggcgGGCGAGAAGGAAGAAGccgaagaggaagaggaagaggaagaggaggaggaggaagaggaagaagaagaggaagaagaggaagaagaggaagaggaagaagaggaataA
- the Tpnt gene encoding troponin T, skeletal muscle isoform X7 has translation MSDDEDQYSGRASQKESGESIEFMKRQEQKRSDLDEQLKEYIAEWRKQRAKEEEELKRLKEKQAKRKVTRADEEKRLAQKKKEEEERRQREIEEKKQRDIEEKRRRLEESEKKRQAMMQAMKDQSKAKGPNFTITKKDLAGNLTSAQVERNKTKEQLEEEKKISLSIRIKPLEIEGLSIDKLRTKATELWESIVKLETEKYDLEERQKRQDYDLKELKERQKQQLRHKALKKGLDPEALTGKYPPKIQVASKYERRVDTRSYDDKKKLFEGGLNEQQKEFVEKQWAEQKEQFLGRQKTKLPKWFGERPGKKPGDPESPEGEEDVKVAVDDDLEEPQFEEEEEEEAGEKEEAEEEEEEEEEEEEEEEEEEEEEEEEEEEEE, from the exons GGAATCTGGCGAGAGTATCGAGTTTATGAAG AGGCAAGAACAGAAAAGAAGCGACCTTGACGAACAGCTCAAAGAATATATAGCAGAATGGCGAAAACAGAGAGCCAAGGAAGAGGAGGAGTTGAAAAGATTAAAG GAAAAACAAGCCAAGCGCAAGGTCACTCGCGCGGACGAGGAGAAGAGATTGGCGcagaaaaagaaggaagaggaggaaCGTCGCCAACGTGAAATCg AGGAGAAGAAACAACGCGACATTGAGGAGAAGAGAAG gcGCCTGGAGGAATCGGAAAAGAAGCGACAGGCTATGATGCAAGCGATGAAAGACCAAAGCAAAGCTAAGGGTCCAAACTTTACCATCACCAAGAAGGATTTGGCG GGTAATCTTACATCGGCGCAAGTTGAGCGTAACAAGACGAAGGAGCAGCTCGAGGAGGAGAAGAAAATCTCCCTCAGCATCCGTATCAAACCGTTGGAGATCGAAGGTCTGTCCATTGACAAGCTCCGTACTAAGGCTACCGAATTGTGGGAGAGCATAGTCAAACTTGAAACCGAAAAGTACGATCTGGAGGAGCGGCAAAAGCGTCAGGATTACGAT CTTAAAGAGCTGAAGGAACGTCAGAAGCAACAACTGAGGCACAAAGCCTTGAAGAAGGGTCTCGATCCCGAGGCTTTAACTGGCAAATATCCT CCGAAGATCCAAGTTGCCTCAAAATACGAACGTCGTGTCGATACCAGGTCCTACGACGATAAGAAGAAACTCTTCGAAGgt GGTCTCAACGAGCAGCAAAAGGAGTTCGTAGAGAAACAATGGGCCGAACAGAAGGAACAGTTCTTAGGTCGCCAGAAGA CGAAGTTACCTAAATGGTTCGGCGAGCGACCGGGCAAAAAGCCTGGTGATCCCGAGTCACCCGAAGGCGAGGAGGACGTGAAGGTTGCCGTGGACGACGACCTTGAGGAGCCGCAGtttgaagaagaagaggaagaagaggcgGGCGAGAAGGAAGAAGccgaagaggaagaggaagaggaagaggaggaggaggaagaggaagaagaagaggaagaagaggaagaagaggaagaggaagaagaggaataA
- the Tpnt gene encoding troponin T, skeletal muscle isoform X6, translating into MSDDEDQYSGRASQKESGESIEFMKRQEQKRSDLDEQLKEYIAEWRKQRAKEEEELKRLKEKQAKRKVTRADEEKRLAQKKKEEEERRQREIEEKKQRDIEEKRRRLEESEKKRQAMMQAMKDQSKAKGPNFTITKKDLAGNLTSAQVERNKTKEQLEEEKKISLSIRIKPLEIEGLSIDKLRTKATELWESIVKLETEKYDLEERQKRQDYDLKELKERQKQQLRHKALKKGLDPEALTGKYPPKIQVASKYERRVDTRSYDDKKKLFEGGYDTLLAETSEKVWKQRSEQFMKRTKTKLPKWFGERPGKKPGDPESPEGEEDVKVAVDDDLEEPQFEEEEEEEAGEKEEAEEEEEEEEEEEEEEEEEEEEEEEEEEEEE; encoded by the exons GGAATCTGGCGAGAGTATCGAGTTTATGAAG AGGCAAGAACAGAAAAGAAGCGACCTTGACGAACAGCTCAAAGAATATATAGCAGAATGGCGAAAACAGAGAGCCAAGGAAGAGGAGGAGTTGAAAAGATTAAAG GAAAAACAAGCCAAGCGCAAGGTCACTCGCGCGGACGAGGAGAAGAGATTGGCGcagaaaaagaaggaagaggaggaaCGTCGCCAACGTGAAATCg AGGAGAAGAAACAACGCGACATTGAGGAGAAGAGAAG gcGCCTGGAGGAATCGGAAAAGAAGCGACAGGCTATGATGCAAGCGATGAAAGACCAAAGCAAAGCTAAGGGTCCAAACTTTACCATCACCAAGAAGGATTTGGCG GGTAATCTTACATCGGCGCAAGTTGAGCGTAACAAGACGAAGGAGCAGCTCGAGGAGGAGAAGAAAATCTCCCTCAGCATCCGTATCAAACCGTTGGAGATCGAAGGTCTGTCCATTGACAAGCTCCGTACTAAGGCTACCGAATTGTGGGAGAGCATAGTCAAACTTGAAACCGAAAAGTACGATCTGGAGGAGCGGCAAAAGCGTCAGGATTACGAT CTTAAAGAGCTGAAGGAACGTCAGAAGCAACAACTGAGGCACAAAGCCTTGAAGAAGGGTCTCGATCCCGAGGCTTTAACTGGCAAATATCCT CCGAAGATCCAAGTTGCCTCAAAATACGAACGTCGTGTCGATACCAGGTCCTACGACGATAAGAAGAAACTCTTCGAAGgt GGCTATGACACGCTCTTAGCGGAGACCAGCGAGAAAGTATGGAAACAGAGATCGGAACAATTTATGAAGCGAACCAAAA CGAAGTTACCTAAATGGTTCGGCGAGCGACCGGGCAAAAAGCCTGGTGATCCCGAGTCACCCGAAGGCGAGGAGGACGTGAAGGTTGCCGTGGACGACGACCTTGAGGAGCCGCAGtttgaagaagaagaggaagaagaggcgGGCGAGAAGGAAGAAGccgaagaggaagaggaagaggaagaggaggaggaggaagaggaagaagaagaggaagaagaggaagaagaggaagaggaagaagaggaataA
- the Tpnt gene encoding troponin T, skeletal muscle isoform X4, whose product MSDDEDQYSSEEEVEEVGRASQKESGESIEFMKRQEQKRSDLDEQLKEYIAEWRKQRAKEEEELKRLKEKQAKRKVTRADEEKRLAQKKKEEEERRQREIEEKKQRDIEEKRRRLEESEKKRQAMMQAMKDQSKAKGPNFTITKKDLAGNLTSAQVERNKTKEQLEEEKKISLSIRIKPLEIEGLSIDKLRTKATELWESIVKLETEKYDLEERQKRQDYDLKELKERQKQQLRHKALKKGLDPEALTGKYPPKIQVASKYERRVDTRSYDDKKKLFEGGYDTLLAETSEKVWKQRSEQFMKRTKTKLPKWFGERPGKKPGDPESPEGEEDVKVAVDDDLEEPQFEEEEEEEAGEKEEAEEEEEEEEEEEEEEEEEEEEEEEEEEEEE is encoded by the exons GGAATCTGGCGAGAGTATCGAGTTTATGAAG AGGCAAGAACAGAAAAGAAGCGACCTTGACGAACAGCTCAAAGAATATATAGCAGAATGGCGAAAACAGAGAGCCAAGGAAGAGGAGGAGTTGAAAAGATTAAAG GAAAAACAAGCCAAGCGCAAGGTCACTCGCGCGGACGAGGAGAAGAGATTGGCGcagaaaaagaaggaagaggaggaaCGTCGCCAACGTGAAATCg AGGAGAAGAAACAACGCGACATTGAGGAGAAGAGAAG gcGCCTGGAGGAATCGGAAAAGAAGCGACAGGCTATGATGCAAGCGATGAAAGACCAAAGCAAAGCTAAGGGTCCAAACTTTACCATCACCAAGAAGGATTTGGCG GGTAATCTTACATCGGCGCAAGTTGAGCGTAACAAGACGAAGGAGCAGCTCGAGGAGGAGAAGAAAATCTCCCTCAGCATCCGTATCAAACCGTTGGAGATCGAAGGTCTGTCCATTGACAAGCTCCGTACTAAGGCTACCGAATTGTGGGAGAGCATAGTCAAACTTGAAACCGAAAAGTACGATCTGGAGGAGCGGCAAAAGCGTCAGGATTACGAT CTTAAAGAGCTGAAGGAACGTCAGAAGCAACAACTGAGGCACAAAGCCTTGAAGAAGGGTCTCGATCCCGAGGCTTTAACTGGCAAATATCCT CCGAAGATCCAAGTTGCCTCAAAATACGAACGTCGTGTCGATACCAGGTCCTACGACGATAAGAAGAAACTCTTCGAAGgt GGCTATGACACGCTCTTAGCGGAGACCAGCGAGAAAGTATGGAAACAGAGATCGGAACAATTTATGAAGCGAACCAAAA CGAAGTTACCTAAATGGTTCGGCGAGCGACCGGGCAAAAAGCCTGGTGATCCCGAGTCACCCGAAGGCGAGGAGGACGTGAAGGTTGCCGTGGACGACGACCTTGAGGAGCCGCAGtttgaagaagaagaggaagaagaggcgGGCGAGAAGGAAGAAGccgaagaggaagaggaagaggaagaggaggaggaggaagaggaagaagaagaggaagaagaggaagaagaggaagaggaagaagaggaataA